A portion of the Naumovozyma castellii chromosome 2, complete genome genome contains these proteins:
- the COQ5 gene encoding 2-hexaprenyl-6-methoxy-1,4-benzoquinone methyltransferase (ancestral locus Anc_8.833) → MLGPVTISRPLLKGSRLARTSTLLRLLSSAPPSSPDSPTTTHFGSKTVPTTEKEKMVGHVFSSVASKYDIMNDVMSLGIHRLWKHHFINKLDPGMRRNSKQPLEFIDVAGGSGDIAFGILDYANEIHQDRVSKMDIVDINADMLKEGEKRAYELGRYYQDPRVRFMVQNGEKLEKIESNSKDIYTVSFGIRNFTNIQAGLNTAYRVLKPGGLFYCLEFSKIDNQLMDWGYQQWAKVLPVMGSVIADDFDSYQYLVESIERFPDQETFKSMIEKAGFKSVGYENLTSGVCAIHWGVKV, encoded by the coding sequence ATGCTAGGTCCAGTTACAATTTCAAGACCTCTCTTGAAGGGATCTCGATTGGCGAGAACCTCCACATTATTACGATTACTATCGTCCGCACCACCATCCTCCCCTGATTCTCCGACCACTACCCATTTTGGTTCCAAGACAGTCCCCACTACTGAGAAGGAGAAAATGGTAGGTCATGTGTTTTCATCAGTTGCTTCCAAGTACGATATTATGAATGACGTTATGTCATTGGGGATCCACAGGTTATGGAAACAccatttcattaataaattggaTCCGGGAATGAGACGTAATTCAAAGCAACCTTtagaatttattgatgTGGCTGGTGGCTCTGGTGATATTGCCTTTGGTATTCTGGATTACGCTAATGAAATCCACCAGGATAGAGTATCCAAGATGGATATAGTAGATATCAACGCTGATATGTTGAAAGAGGGTGAAAAGAGAGCTTATGAGTTGGGTAGATATTATCAGGACCCAAGAGTCAGATTTATGGTCCAGAatggtgaaaaattagaaaagattgaatcGAATTCCAAGGATATATACACTGTCTCTTTTGGTATTAGAAACTTCACCAATATTCAAGCTGGTTTAAATACCGCCTATAGAGTATTGAAACCTGGTGGGTTATTTTATTGTCTAGAGTTCTCTAAAATTGACAATCAGTTAATGGATTGGGGGTACCAACAATGGGCTAAAGTATTACCTGTGATGGGATCTGTAATTGCTGACGATTTCGATTCTTATCAATATCTAGTGgaatcaattgaaagattccCCGATCAAGAAACTTTCAAATCTATGATCGAAAAGGCTGGATTCAAGTCTGTGGGTTACGAAAATCTAACATCTGGTGTATGTGCTATCCATTGGGGGGTAAAAGTCTAA